The DNA window AGTGATAAAAATGGTAGATTAGTGCGCTATTTTGGCGCTGATTCTCAGCTCATCCATACGAAACGTTTCATTTTATGAAAACATTGATACAGCTTGCATTCGGATTGATTGGCATCGGCCTACTTACGGGATGTGGTAATGAAGTTGACCACACGGAAATCCGTAAGAGCGGTTTTGTATTCTGCGGCCAGAGTAATCTGAAAACTTTTAACCCGCAGCTCATTGATAGCGGCATTACCGCTGATGCATTGAGTCCGCAAATTTACGATACCCTGCTCACGTTAGATCCCACCACTCATCAACCGATCGCGAGTATTGCCCAAGATTGGCAGGTGAATAAATCGGGCACCGAATACATTTTAAATCTGCGAACTGATGTCGCGTTTCAAAACACAGCTTGGTTTACCCCAACTCGCAACCTTAACGCGCAAGATGTAGTGTTCAGTTTTCGTCGTATTATTGACCCAACACACCCTTACCATCTGGTCGGCGGTGGCAGTTATCCTTGGTTTACGGGAATCGATCTGGCGAACTTATTAACCGATGTGGTTGCCCTTTCCAATCATCAGGTAAAATTCATTCTCAGTCGTCCTAACTTTGCTTTTTTATCGAATCTCGCCACCAGCCACGCGGTGATCCTTTCCGCCGAATATGGCCATCAGTTGGCACAACAAGACAGCAAAGAGCGAATGGATCTCTATCCTGTGGGTAGTGGCCCTTTTGCACTCGATGAGTTTCAAATCAACGATCTGGTTCGTTTGCGCCGCCATGAGCACTACTGGCGAGGCCCCGTCAAGATGGAACAAGTCGTATTCGATATTTCTCAGCGTGGAACGGGAACGTTGGCTAAATTGCTACGTAACGAATGCGATGTGCTTAGTTCGCCGATCTCAAGCCAGATCCCCGTCATTGAAAAGCATCCCAACATGGTTCTAACGGCAACACCAGCGATGAACGTCGCATTTATTGCCATTAATACCAGCCACTTAGCCCTGCAAGATGTCCGCGTTAGACAGGCGCTCAACTTAGCCATAAATCGACAAAACATCCTCGATTCGGTCTACTATGGTACGGGGACACTCGCTTACACCTTGCTACCACCAAGTTCTTGGGCTTACCAAAAAGACAGCGTCAAAATCCGTTTTGACCGTAACTACGCCTTAGCACTGCTGCGTGAGGCTGGCTATGAGAGCGGATTAACTCTATCTATGTGGGTCCCATCTGAGCCAAGTGCTTACAATCCGAGCCCACGCAAAACCGCAGAACTGATTCAAGCTAATCTGGCCGATATTGGGATTCAACTCAATCTGCTTTATGAAGAGCGTTTCGAGCGAGTATTACCCGACGAAACACTCGCCGACCTGATTCTCACTGGCTGGGTCGCTGACACAGGTGATCCGGATAACTTTCTGCGCCCACTGCTGTCGTGTAATTCAGAGCTTGCTGGCATTAACGTGGCGATGTGGTGCAACAGTGATTTCGATTTTCTGCTCGATCTGGCGCTTGAAACCGAAAAAAATCGTTATCGTTTAAACTTATATCGCCAAGCACAGAACATCCTCAATGAAGAGTTTCCTGTCATTCCATTGGCACACGGCGTGCAATTTCGCGCCCATGACAAATCTCTGGTTGGTTTTAAATCCAGCCCGTTTAACTCACAACCTTTCGACAGTGTGGAGAGAACCTATTAATGTTTTGGTACACGGTTCGACGACTGAATCTGTTTGTCATTACGCTGACGATTCTGACCATCGCTGGCTTTTCCATTCTGCGCCTAGAGCCTGATTCCGTCTGGGCAAGAGCGGATTTTTGGCAAGGTTGGCAGCTTTATCTCAGCGAACTCACTCAGCTTAATTTTGGCGTGAGCAAGAATGGCAACCAAATCTTTGATGAGCTGGCAGTGGTGTTTCCCGCGACACTGGAGTTGTGTATTCTAGCCTTTCTACTAGCGCTATTTATCGGTATTCCGTTTGGCACGATTGCGGGTATGAAGCAAGGAAAATGGGTCGACACCACCATCTCATTCATCTCCATGTCAGGATACTCTGCGCCGCTTTTCTGGGTCGCACTGCTAATGTTGATGGTTTTTTCGTTGCACTTTGAACTCTTCCCCGTGTCGGGGCGCTATGACTTGCTCTACGAAATTCCACATGTCACCGGTTTCGCTATTGTTGATGCGTTTTTGGCTCAAGGACCTTACAAAGCGCATGCACTGCAAAGTGTGCTTGAGCATTTAGTGCTTCCTTGCTTGGTACTGGCACTCGCGCCAACCACACAGGTGATTGGCCTGATGCGTGCTTCTGTGGCCGATGTCATGAGCCAGAATTACATTCGTGCGGCGCGAATCAAGGGTTTGACCACCAGACAGATTGTCACCCAACACGTAATGCGCAATGCCATACCGCCAATTATCCCCAAAGTGGGCGTACAGCTTTCCAGTATGCTCACGCTGGTTATCATTACCGAGTCGATTTTTAACTGGCCTGGAGTAGGAAGATGGCTGCTTGATGCCCTCTCCAACCGAGATTATGTCTCCATTCAGGCAGGCGTTATGGTAGTGGCGACGCTGGTTCTGACGGCGAACATTCTGTCAGACTTGCTTGGCGCGATGATAAACCCTCTGGTAAGGAAGGAATGGTATGCTAACCGATAGCGTCTACCAGGAAGAGCATATTCCAACGCAATTCGAGCGTTTCTGGCGTAGTTTCCGCAGTAATAATCTTGCGATGTTTGGTTTATGGTGTTTGGCGCTGATCATGCTCGTCACGCTGTTTGCGCCGCTGCTCGCGCCTTACGATCCACAAGCGCAAACCAGCCAGCTTTTGCATCCGCCGTCATGGAAACCCGGCAGGCACAGTGGATTATTTTCTCGGCACCGATGACCTTGGCCGCGATATTTTGTCGCGTTTGATCATGGGCACTCAACCGACCTTCGGCGCTGCCGTCATCGTCACTGCTATCGCCGCTTTGATTGGCTGCGCCATCGGCATTTTGGCTGGCATGACCAAAGGCCTATTGTCGAGTACCTTAAACCATTTGCTCGACACCATTATGTCCATCCCTTCGCTCCTTTTGGCGATCATCTTTGTGGCGTTTTTCGGCGTTGGCGAGATGACGGTATTGCTCGCAGTGTGTTTAGCACTTATCCCACGTTTTATTCGCTCGGTTTATATTGCAGTGCACACGGAAGTAGAGAAAGACTACATTCTGGCCGCGCGACTGGATGGAGCAAATGACTTCTACTTGCTGT is part of the Vibrio cidicii genome and encodes:
- the sapA gene encoding ABC transporter substrate-binding protein SapA; translated protein: MKTLIQLAFGLIGIGLLTGCGNEVDHTEIRKSGFVFCGQSNLKTFNPQLIDSGITADALSPQIYDTLLTLDPTTHQPIASIAQDWQVNKSGTEYILNLRTDVAFQNTAWFTPTRNLNAQDVVFSFRRIIDPTHPYHLVGGGSYPWFTGIDLANLLTDVVALSNHQVKFILSRPNFAFLSNLATSHAVILSAEYGHQLAQQDSKERMDLYPVGSGPFALDEFQINDLVRLRRHEHYWRGPVKMEQVVFDISQRGTGTLAKLLRNECDVLSSPISSQIPVIEKHPNMVLTATPAMNVAFIAINTSHLALQDVRVRQALNLAINRQNILDSVYYGTGTLAYTLLPPSSWAYQKDSVKIRFDRNYALALLREAGYESGLTLSMWVPSEPSAYNPSPRKTAELIQANLADIGIQLNLLYEERFERVLPDETLADLILTGWVADTGDPDNFLRPLLSCNSELAGINVAMWCNSDFDFLLDLALETEKNRYRLNLYRQAQNILNEEFPVIPLAHGVQFRAHDKSLVGFKSSPFNSQPFDSVERTY
- a CDS encoding ABC transporter permease subunit yields the protein MFWYTVRRLNLFVITLTILTIAGFSILRLEPDSVWARADFWQGWQLYLSELTQLNFGVSKNGNQIFDELAVVFPATLELCILAFLLALFIGIPFGTIAGMKQGKWVDTTISFISMSGYSAPLFWVALLMLMVFSLHFELFPVSGRYDLLYEIPHVTGFAIVDAFLAQGPYKAHALQSVLEHLVLPCLVLALAPTTQVIGLMRASVADVMSQNYIRAARIKGLTTRQIVTQHVMRNAIPPIIPKVGVQLSSMLTLVIITESIFNWPGVGRWLLDALSNRDYVSIQAGVMVVATLVLTANILSDLLGAMINPLVRKEWYANR